One genomic window of Clostridium taeniosporum includes the following:
- a CDS encoding HD-GYP domain-containing protein, producing the protein MRLIPIECVKKDTVLGKTIYDSEGRILLKKGVKLTQLLIQKIKELNILSIYIIDEYSDYEIEDIIKPELRQKAVKILKETFNDIQRVSSFHNFEKCSLINYSKHELKYFENISNISEELLDNILSNKNLLISLVDIKNMDNYTYQHSVNVAVLSLVLGISLKLPKRKLVQLCSGALLHDIGKTFIDKDILLKPSKLNLEEFNIIKTHPEKGYNFLKNSYDINTNSKLIILQHHERVDGFGYPYGLNGNKINYMAKIVSIADVYDALTSDRPYKRAMCPSDALEYIMSNSGTFFDYEMAKVFTRVIIPFPSGTIVCLSNGDVGIVEETFPNYPLRPQVKILKSDNEQIIGSSVNLLNELSLVISGIQYEA; encoded by the coding sequence ATGCGTTTAATACCAATTGAATGTGTAAAAAAAGACACTGTATTAGGTAAAACTATATATGATTCTGAAGGTAGAATTTTGTTGAAAAAAGGAGTGAAATTAACACAACTTTTAATACAAAAAATTAAAGAGTTAAATATACTTTCAATATATATAATTGATGAATATAGTGATTACGAAATAGAAGATATAATAAAACCAGAACTACGACAAAAAGCTGTTAAAATACTTAAAGAGACCTTTAATGATATTCAGAGAGTTTCTTCCTTTCATAACTTTGAAAAATGTTCTTTAATCAATTATTCAAAACATGAACTAAAATATTTTGAAAACATAAGTAATATATCTGAAGAATTATTAGACAATATATTATCTAATAAAAATTTATTAATATCGTTAGTAGATATAAAAAATATGGATAATTATACTTATCAGCATTCAGTAAATGTAGCTGTATTATCTTTAGTTTTAGGAATAAGCTTAAAACTTCCTAAGAGAAAACTAGTTCAATTGTGTAGTGGTGCATTACTTCATGATATTGGTAAAACATTTATAGATAAAGATATTTTATTGAAACCTAGTAAATTAAATTTAGAAGAATTTAATATTATTAAAACTCATCCTGAAAAAGGATATAATTTTTTGAAAAATTCATATGATATTAATACTAATAGTAAATTAATAATATTACAGCATCATGAAAGAGTTGATGGTTTCGGATATCCTTATGGTTTAAATGGAAATAAGATTAATTATATGGCTAAAATAGTAAGTATTGCAGATGTTTATGATGCTTTAACTTCAGATAGACCATATAAAAGAGCAATGTGTCCTAGTGATGCATTAGAGTACATAATGTCTAATTCAGGAACCTTCTTTGATTACGAAATGGCTAAAGTCTTTACTAGAGTTATAATACCATTCCCTAGTGGAACTATAGTATGCTTAAGTAATGGAGATGTAGGAATAGTTGAAGAAACTTTTCCAAACTATCCTCTTAGACCACAAGTTAAAATATTAAAAAGTGATAATGAACAAATTATAGGTTCTAGTGTTAATTTATTAAATGAATTATCATTAGTAATTTCAGGTATACAATATGAAGCATAA
- a CDS encoding glutamine synthetase, with product MNNLLYIIKKENHNAEDLNKILMENKQIKFISFVGIDLSGNDTDEKIPVKLFLENIDSYLNGIAVQTDGSSVVLPGIATLNNAKVDMVTDLDSKWFVDYNFNFIDSETNKPVGTLRIPCFLYHDNKPVDSRHILKASVSTVKETLSNLFKNKPELLNVYEITPNDIDDIIVTSATELEFWVKTPNENAEVEELSTSQVLHEHYWTRTKGAVRTALEETLLLMEHYGFEPEMGHKEVGGVRAKLNSSGNFDHVMEQIEIDWKYSNALQAADNELFVRILAQETFRRNGLEVTFMAKPIEEVAGSGMHTHLSISLKLKNGKIINIFNGPKNHFLSVIGYGAIMGILKNYEVVNPFVSSTNNSLKRLKPGFEAPVCIVTSLGKSPENPSRNRSILVGLIRDLDSPLATRFELRSPNPHTNTYIAMAVSFMSMLDGILYASNKTEDELLAELSKKPGEDAEYLEKERAYRSEEDVFEDFSEEERNKFFGKAPTTIYENLSQLDEYPKKVEILKKNDVMTTEIITSFKLATLQRWTTEIVHRIINNYIDEIRSFSPLHSLDKALDLDISNWMKINNLRLYIMKDTYTTESLFTKIKKAFSNKDYAKASELYIELEDKMKLLRDLYSSYKKNLLDI from the coding sequence ATGAACAATTTACTTTATATTATCAAAAAAGAAAATCATAACGCTGAGGATCTAAATAAAATATTAATGGAAAATAAACAAATTAAGTTTATTTCATTTGTTGGTATTGATTTATCTGGTAATGATACTGATGAAAAAATACCAGTTAAACTATTCCTTGAAAATATAGATTCTTATTTAAATGGAATTGCTGTTCAAACAGATGGTTCTTCTGTAGTATTGCCCGGTATTGCTACATTAAATAATGCCAAAGTAGATATGGTTACAGATTTAGACAGTAAATGGTTTGTTGATTACAACTTTAATTTTATTGACTCTGAAACAAACAAACCTGTAGGTACATTAAGAATACCTTGCTTCTTATACCACGATAATAAACCTGTTGACTCTAGACATATTTTAAAAGCCTCCGTCTCTACAGTAAAAGAAACCCTTTCTAATTTATTTAAAAACAAACCTGAACTTCTAAATGTATATGAAATTACTCCAAATGATATAGATGATATAATTGTTACTTCTGCTACTGAATTAGAGTTTTGGGTTAAAACACCTAATGAAAATGCCGAAGTAGAAGAACTATCAACTTCTCAAGTATTACATGAGCACTATTGGACTAGAACAAAAGGAGCTGTCAGAACAGCACTTGAAGAAACACTTCTTTTAATGGAACATTACGGATTTGAACCTGAAATGGGTCATAAAGAAGTTGGTGGAGTAAGAGCTAAACTAAATTCATCTGGTAATTTTGATCATGTTATGGAACAAATAGAAATAGATTGGAAATATTCAAATGCCCTTCAAGCTGCTGATAATGAATTATTTGTAAGAATATTAGCTCAAGAAACTTTCAGAAGAAATGGTCTAGAAGTAACATTTATGGCTAAACCAATAGAAGAAGTAGCTGGATCTGGAATGCATACTCATTTAAGTATTAGTTTAAAATTAAAGAACGGAAAAATAATTAACATATTTAATGGCCCTAAAAATCACTTCTTAAGCGTAATAGGATATGGTGCTATAATGGGAATTCTTAAAAATTATGAAGTTGTAAATCCATTTGTTTCTTCAACAAATAATTCACTTAAAAGATTAAAACCTGGATTTGAAGCACCAGTATGCATAGTAACTTCTCTTGGTAAGAGTCCTGAAAATCCATCAAGAAATAGATCTATATTAGTTGGGTTAATTAGAGATTTAGATTCTCCTTTAGCTACTAGATTTGAACTTAGATCTCCAAATCCACATACAAACACTTATATTGCAATGGCTGTTTCTTTCATGTCAATGTTAGATGGTATTTTATATGCTTCAAATAAAACAGAAGATGAATTACTTGCTGAATTATCAAAGAAACCTGGTGAAGATGCAGAATATCTTGAAAAAGAAAGAGCTTATAGAAGTGAAGAAGATGTATTTGAAGATTTTTCAGAAGAAGAAAGAAATAAATTCTTCGGAAAAGCTCCTACAACTATTTATGAGAATTTATCACAATTAGATGAATATCCTAAAAAAGTTGAAATATTGAAGAAAAATGATGTAATGACAACAGAAATAATAACTAGTTTCAAATTAGCTACATTACAAAGATGGACTACTGAAATTGTTCATAGAATTATTAATAATTATATTGATGAAATAAGATCATTTTCTCCTCTTCATTCTTTAGATAAAGCTTTAGATTTAGATATATCTAATTGGATGAAAATAAATAACTTAAGATTATACATAATGAAGGATACTTATACAACTGAAAGTTTATTTACAAAAATAAAAAAAGCCTTTTCAAATAAAGACTATGCAAAAGCATCAGAATTGTATATAGAACTTGAAGATAAAATGAAACTTCTTAGAGATCTATACTCTTCTTACAAGAAGAATCTTTTAGATATATAA
- the murI gene encoding glutamate racemase: protein MDNKNRPIGFFDSGVGGLSVMREAIRLMPNEDYIYFGDSKNAPYGIKTVDEVRTLTVEAFEYLLKKNVKAIVVACNTATSAAIDLVRDKYKDIPIIGIEPALKLAVKYNRKGNIIIMATPMTLREKKFKALMKRYAKDHDIVSLPCAKLVELIENGIITGKELEDYLKEKFKPYDNKDIGVVVLGCTHYPFIKETLHKLINEDIPIIDGGFGTSQELKRRLKEKNLLNTKEKKGNITIINSNGNEDIIELSKRLIEIS from the coding sequence TTGGATAATAAAAATAGGCCTATAGGATTTTTTGATTCAGGGGTAGGCGGATTAAGTGTAATGAGAGAAGCTATTCGTTTAATGCCAAATGAAGATTATATATATTTTGGTGATTCTAAAAATGCACCTTATGGAATTAAGACTGTGGATGAAGTTAGAACCCTTACAGTTGAAGCATTTGAATACTTACTTAAAAAGAATGTTAAAGCTATAGTAGTAGCTTGTAATACAGCAACTAGTGCTGCAATAGATTTAGTTAGAGATAAGTATAAAGATATTCCTATAATAGGTATAGAACCAGCTTTAAAATTAGCTGTTAAATATAACAGAAAAGGCAACATAATAATAATGGCTACACCTATGACCTTAAGAGAAAAAAAATTCAAAGCATTGATGAAAAGATATGCTAAAGATCATGACATAGTTTCATTACCATGTGCTAAATTAGTTGAATTAATAGAAAATGGAATAATAACAGGAAAAGAATTAGAAGACTATTTAAAAGAAAAATTCAAACCATATGATAATAAGGATATAGGAGTAGTTGTTTTAGGATGTACTCATTATCCATTTATAAAAGAAACTTTGCATAAATTAATTAATGAAGATATACCTATAATAGATGGTGGTTTTGGAACTTCACAAGAGTTAAAAAGAAGATTAAAAGAAAAGAATTTATTGAATACTAAAGAGAAAAAAGGTAACATAACTATAATAAACTCAAATGGAAATGAAGATATAATAGAACTTTCTAAAAGATTAATAGAAATTTCTTAA
- a CDS encoding peptidylprolyl isomerase — translation MANPIVTINMKNGGIIKAELYPETAPNTVKNFIDLINRGFYDGLIFHRVIPGFMIQGGCPEGTGMGGPGYGIKGEFTSNGFKNDLKHAKGVLSMARAMHPDSAGSQFFIMVANAPHLDGQYASFGKVIEGIEVADEIVATKRDMQDRPYEDQVIEKMTVDTQGETYGEPEIIEE, via the coding sequence ATGGCAAATCCAATTGTTACAATAAATATGAAAAATGGAGGAATAATAAAAGCTGAATTATATCCAGAGACAGCTCCAAATACAGTTAAGAATTTTATTGATTTAATAAATAGAGGATTTTATGATGGATTAATATTTCACAGAGTAATACCAGGATTCATGATACAAGGTGGATGTCCAGAAGGTACAGGAATGGGTGGTCCAGGATATGGAATAAAAGGTGAATTTACATCTAATGGATTTAAAAATGATTTAAAACATGCTAAAGGTGTATTATCTATGGCAAGAGCTATGCATCCAGATTCAGCAGGAAGTCAATTTTTTATAATGGTTGCTAATGCTCCACATTTAGATGGACAATATGCGTCATTTGGTAAAGTTATAGAAGGTATTGAAGTTGCTGATGAAATAGTTGCAACAAAAAGAGATATGCAAGATAGACCATATGAAGATCAAGTTATTGAAAAAATGACTGTTGATACTCAAGGTGAAACTTATGGAGAACCGGAAATAATTGAAGAATAG
- a CDS encoding DUF3783 domain-containing protein, giving the protein MIPNIKCILAYGLEDNEINKIKQRYGKVIKVNKDMGNVKIKDLISGLEQVEEPEDMPDEKMIIFNKFAEGELKGAIRYIRGFTSDGVLAVTTSVSCNWSLKYLLEHLIKEREWHKAGQKGRE; this is encoded by the coding sequence ATGATTCCTAATATTAAATGTATATTAGCATATGGATTAGAGGATAATGAAATCAATAAGATAAAACAACGCTATGGAAAAGTTATAAAAGTTAACAAGGACATGGGCAATGTTAAGATAAAAGATTTAATATCAGGTTTAGAGCAAGTAGAAGAACCTGAAGATATGCCAGATGAAAAAATGATAATATTTAATAAATTTGCAGAAGGCGAATTAAAAGGTGCAATAAGATATATAAGAGGATTTACAAGTGATGGGGTATTAGCTGTAACAACTTCAGTTTCTTGTAATTGGTCACTGAAATACTTATTAGAACATTTAATTAAAGAGAGAGAATGGCATAAAGCAGGGCAAAAGGGGAGAGAATAA
- a CDS encoding helix-turn-helix domain-containing protein encodes MSRVGEKIKQAREKNGLSAKVLAKKLGVAEKYINDIELGRKVANESFIARASKFLKTDLNDINMVVTDEELMKEKEILRKTPKPKAQKSEVWTDAFSSVIKNVPIYNYSLTSIKGTKELIVHSNKVEGYPQDKVLYLEIENDEMSGFRILKGDLVFAHKVKEFSNNGIFLIDHKGERKIRQIRSLGNSKVLLISNGGSLFTETTEIKEINIIAKLERIEIKL; translated from the coding sequence GTGAGCCGTGTAGGAGAAAAAATAAAACAAGCAAGAGAAAAAAATGGATTATCAGCTAAAGTATTAGCGAAAAAATTAGGAGTAGCAGAAAAGTATATAAATGATATTGAATTAGGAAGAAAAGTAGCTAATGAATCATTTATAGCAAGAGCTTCTAAGTTTTTAAAAACAGATTTAAATGATATAAATATGGTTGTTACTGACGAAGAATTAATGAAAGAAAAAGAAATTTTGAGAAAGACACCTAAACCTAAGGCACAAAAATCAGAAGTATGGACTGATGCGTTTTCTTCAGTTATAAAAAATGTACCTATTTATAATTATTCTCTAACTAGTATAAAAGGCACAAAGGAATTGATTGTTCATTCTAACAAAGTTGAAGGATATCCTCAAGATAAGGTACTTTATCTTGAAATAGAAAATGATGAAATGTCTGGATTTAGAATATTAAAAGGTGATTTGGTCTTTGCACATAAGGTTAAGGAATTTAGTAATAATGGTATTTTTTTAATTGATCATAAAGGTGAAAGAAAAATAAGACAAATAAGAAGTCTTGGAAATTCTAAAGTTTTATTAATCAGTAATGGTGGTAGTTTATTTACAGAAACAACTGAAATAAAAGAAATAAATATAATAGCAAAATTAGAGAGAATTGAAATAAAGCTTTAA
- a CDS encoding S8 family peptidase, with product MIKIETIESNNISSKLGASIGLLTNVPQDILDRINKKFFKGELGEKIEFTILYRDTPQILEKLAQDLEGEFEDLGFNFGIMTIPLKSVNKLATSDSIQYIELPQSLYEADMEGNRATCVPKAVSTYNLSGNGILVGFVDSGIDYMHPAFMDVDGKTRIEYIYDLSSGKKVYDKETINRAIKSPNPFSIVPVLDNTGHGTHVAGIASAGGNISRTYKGAAPDASIAMVKAARGAWILSSQIMKGIKFLVDKSKELNMPLVINLSLSTNNGAHNGSSLLEQYISTVSNLERVTIVIAAGNEGDASHHTNGNFDSDLDEVQIRTFNVASDENTVVINLYKSILPDVSLKIISPTGQISRNIEIREGYFNGAIGRDRYDIYVSGPKPFELNNEIKIIISSIGSNYLISGVWKLEIVALNDYRGKFSIWLPISEGLNPQTKFLEPTNYNTLGIPATVGNVIAVGSYNSLTNTLSSFSGRGPRLPDLLIRPDVVAPGVGILGPVPNGGYDSKTGTSMAAPQVSGICALIMEFGIVKGNDPYLYGQRLKYYLIRGANRARTDIEYPNPLWGYGVVCAYDTLYNIEIILSELSIRSSIKSTGLSRKINKNDLDNDSNDIKKYVKYKDLNYDRRYKKANEFYIGNLFIRIPNN from the coding sequence TTGATTAAAATAGAGACCATAGAATCTAATAACATATCATCTAAACTTGGTGCTTCTATTGGTTTATTAACTAATGTACCACAAGATATATTAGATAGAATTAATAAGAAATTTTTTAAGGGGGAATTAGGAGAAAAAATTGAATTTACTATTTTGTATAGAGATACTCCACAAATATTAGAGAAATTAGCACAAGATCTAGAAGGGGAATTTGAAGATTTAGGCTTTAATTTTGGAATAATGACTATACCATTAAAAAGTGTAAATAAATTAGCTACAAGTGATAGTATTCAATATATAGAATTACCACAGAGTTTATATGAAGCAGATATGGAAGGAAATAGAGCCACTTGTGTTCCAAAAGCTGTTTCAACTTATAATTTATCAGGAAATGGTATATTAGTAGGGTTTGTTGATTCGGGAATAGATTATATGCATCCAGCATTTATGGATGTAGATGGTAAAACAAGAATAGAGTACATCTATGATTTAAGTTCAGGAAAAAAAGTTTATGATAAAGAAACAATTAATAGAGCTATAAAATCACCAAATCCATTTTCAATTGTTCCTGTTTTAGACAATACAGGTCATGGAACCCATGTAGCAGGAATTGCAAGCGCAGGTGGGAATATTAGTAGAACATATAAGGGGGCAGCGCCAGATGCATCTATAGCTATGGTAAAAGCAGCAAGAGGAGCATGGATATTAAGTTCTCAAATAATGAAAGGAATAAAATTCTTAGTAGATAAAAGTAAAGAATTAAATATGCCATTAGTAATAAATTTAAGTTTAAGTACTAATAATGGAGCACATAATGGAAGTAGTTTATTAGAACAATATATTTCAACTGTATCTAATTTAGAAAGAGTAACTATCGTTATAGCAGCAGGAAATGAAGGTGATGCATCTCATCATACAAATGGTAATTTTGATAGTGATTTAGATGAAGTTCAAATTAGAACATTTAATGTTGCTAGTGATGAAAACACAGTAGTTATAAATTTATATAAATCAATATTACCTGATGTATCTTTAAAAATAATATCACCTACTGGACAAATTAGTAGAAATATAGAGATAAGAGAAGGATATTTTAATGGAGCTATAGGGCGTGACAGATATGATATATATGTATCTGGACCAAAGCCTTTTGAATTAAATAATGAAATTAAAATAATAATATCTTCAATAGGATCAAATTATTTAATTTCAGGTGTATGGAAATTAGAAATAGTTGCTCTTAATGATTATAGGGGGAAATTTTCAATTTGGCTTCCTATATCTGAAGGCTTAAATCCTCAAACTAAATTTTTAGAACCTACTAATTATAATACATTAGGAATACCTGCAACAGTAGGAAATGTTATAGCAGTAGGAAGTTATAATTCATTAACAAATACATTATCTTCATTCAGTGGTAGAGGTCCTAGGTTGCCAGATTTATTAATAAGACCAGATGTTGTTGCACCAGGTGTTGGAATTTTAGGCCCTGTACCTAATGGTGGATATGATTCAAAGACAGGAACTTCTATGGCAGCACCTCAAGTATCTGGAATTTGTGCGTTAATTATGGAATTTGGAATAGTAAAAGGGAATGATCCTTATTTATATGGACAAAGATTGAAATATTATTTAATAAGAGGTGCGAATAGAGCAAGAACTGATATAGAATATCCTAATCCACTTTGGGGATATGGAGTAGTTTGTGCTTATGATACTCTTTATAACATTGAAATTATATTAAGTGAACTTTCAATAAGAAGTAGTATAAAATCAACTGGTTTGTCAAGAAAAATAAATAAAAATGATTTAGATAACGATTCAAATGATATAAAAAAGTATGTAAAATATAAGGACTTAAATTATGATAGAAGATATAAAAAAGCTAATGAATTTTATATAGGAAATTTATTTATTAGAATACCTAATAATTAA
- a CDS encoding peptidoglycan-binding domain-containing protein, which produces MADKGSLKIQCFNGDDYIPVDNAKISIKKNSSNKNNTSNIELVTNTIGLTEQVELESPPIEYSLDENSNEIPYSVYDILVERDGFETLVINGCQIFPEQVAYQRCNLVEQKAKERQNEVINIQPNTLNGNFPPKIPEEEEKPLPPPTSGVVLQKPVVPEYVIVHQGGPNDPSAPNYTVPFKEYIKNVASCEIYSTWSSNAIRANIFCIISFTLNRIYTEWYRGKGKNFDITSSTAYDHAFNYGRNIYDSISAIVDEIFSTYVRRVGKKQPLFTQYCDGKKVSCPQWLSQWGSQSLGSEGKPPYEILKYYYGSDIELVTAEKVQGRPKSYPDYDLTLGSVGEPVKTIQNQLNRIAKNYPLIPKMAEDGVFGQKTVDAVKVFQGIFSLPKTGVVDYATWYKISDVYVGVTRIAELRGEDSSQKIFVPPITIEQATKEIPSFNYFA; this is translated from the coding sequence ATGGCTGACAAAGGTAGTTTGAAAATTCAATGTTTTAATGGTGATGATTATATACCAGTAGATAATGCTAAAATAAGTATAAAGAAAAATTCTTCAAATAAAAATAATACATCAAATATAGAATTAGTTACAAATACAATTGGATTAACTGAACAAGTAGAGTTGGAGTCGCCTCCGATTGAATATTCTTTAGATGAAAATAGTAATGAAATTCCTTATAGTGTTTATGATATCTTAGTTGAGAGAGACGGATTTGAAACATTGGTAATAAATGGGTGTCAAATATTCCCTGAACAGGTGGCGTATCAAAGATGTAATTTAGTTGAACAAAAAGCTAAAGAGAGACAAAATGAAGTTATCAATATTCAACCAAATACTCTTAATGGAAATTTTCCTCCTAAAATTCCTGAAGAAGAGGAAAAACCACTACCACCACCAACTTCAGGAGTTGTATTACAAAAACCAGTAGTACCAGAATATGTAATAGTACATCAAGGAGGTCCTAATGATCCTTCAGCTCCTAATTACACAGTTCCTTTTAAGGAATATATAAAAAATGTTGCATCCTGTGAAATATATTCTACATGGTCTAGTAATGCAATAAGAGCTAATATATTTTGTATAATTTCATTTACATTAAATAGAATATATACAGAATGGTATAGAGGAAAAGGAAAGAATTTTGATATTACAAGTTCTACAGCTTATGATCATGCTTTTAATTATGGACGAAATATCTATGATAGTATAAGTGCAATAGTTGATGAAATCTTTTCTACTTATGTTAGGAGAGTAGGTAAAAAACAACCTCTTTTTACACAGTATTGTGATGGTAAAAAAGTGAGTTGCCCTCAATGGTTAAGTCAATGGGGAAGTCAAAGTTTAGGTTCTGAAGGAAAACCTCCATATGAAATATTAAAATATTATTATGGAAGTGATATTGAACTTGTAACAGCTGAAAAGGTTCAAGGAAGACCTAAATCATATCCAGACTATGATTTAACACTTGGATCAGTTGGAGAACCTGTTAAAACAATACAAAATCAATTAAATAGAATAGCTAAGAATTATCCTCTTATTCCTAAGATGGCTGAAGATGGGGTTTTTGGACAAAAAACAGTTGATGCAGTAAAAGTATTTCAAGGAATATTCAGTTTGCCAAAAACTGGAGTAGTTGATTATGCAACTTGGTATAAAATATCTGATGTATATGTTGGAGTTACAAGAATAGCAGAACTTAGAGGGGAAGACTCTAGTCAAAAGATATTTGTACCTCCAATAACTATTGAACAAGCCACTAAAGAAATTCCAAGTTTTAATTATTTTGCATAG
- a CDS encoding radical SAM protein has protein sequence MKYSNMLKECTLCYRNCKVNRLNNEIGFCKASEKIKVARAALHMWEEPPISSGKGSGTVFFSHCNLNCVFCQNHDISQEFKGINISIERLAEIFLELQEKGANNINLVTPTHYVPQIIEALDISKNKGLNIPILYNTNTYDSIETIKALDGYIDVYLPDFKYFNNKYSIKYSTASNYSINAIKIIDEMVKQTGEVKFDSNSHITKGVIVRHLLLPGLLFDSKKVIDLLFNRYGDKIYISLMNQYTPMFKACDYPEINKPLNPKHYDSLIDYAVNIGLKNGFIQEQGTNTTDFVPSFNGEGI, from the coding sequence ATGAAGTATTCAAATATGTTAAAAGAATGTACTCTTTGTTATAGAAATTGTAAAGTTAATAGATTAAATAATGAAATAGGCTTTTGTAAGGCCTCTGAAAAAATAAAGGTTGCACGAGCTGCATTGCATATGTGGGAAGAACCTCCTATTTCATCTGGCAAAGGTTCTGGTACTGTATTTTTTTCACACTGTAATTTAAACTGTGTATTTTGTCAAAATCATGATATAAGTCAAGAATTTAAAGGAATAAATATATCAATAGAAAGACTTGCTGAAATATTTTTAGAACTTCAGGAAAAAGGAGCTAACAACATAAATTTAGTAACACCAACTCATTATGTACCTCAAATAATTGAGGCATTAGATATTTCTAAAAACAAGGGCCTAAATATACCTATACTATATAATACAAATACTTATGATTCAATTGAAACAATTAAAGCTTTAGATGGATATATTGATGTATATCTTCCTGATTTTAAGTATTTTAACAATAAATATTCTATTAAATATTCAACGGCTAGTAACTACAGTATAAATGCTATAAAAATTATAGATGAAATGGTAAAACAAACTGGTGAGGTTAAATTTGATTCTAATTCTCATATTACTAAAGGTGTTATTGTTAGGCATTTACTTCTCCCAGGATTACTTTTTGATTCAAAAAAAGTTATAGATTTACTATTCAATAGATATGGAGATAAAATTTATATTAGTCTAATGAATCAGTATACTCCTATGTTCAAAGCCTGTGATTATCCTGAAATAAATAAACCACTAAATCCTAAGCATTATGATAGTTTAATTGATTATGCTGTAAATATAGGTTTAAAAAATGGGTTTATCCAAGAGCAAGGAACCAACACAACAGATTTTGTTCCATCTTTTAATGGTGAAGGAATATAA
- a CDS encoding TIGR01212 family radical SAM protein (This family includes YhcC from E. coli K-12, an uncharacterized radical SAM protein.), with protein MDNFWNGKRYHSLNYFLREKFGEKVFKISLDGGFSCPNRDGKISKGGCIFCSSSGSGDYAGSRKLSITEQFNNVKTMMANKWKSGKYIAYFQAYTNTYAPVEELRRKYEEAINQEGVVALSIATRPDCLEEDVLDLIEELSKKLYVWVELGLQTINDDVAKKINRGYDLNVFDDAMDRLKKRNIDVVVHSILGLPGESNEDMLKTINYIAHSGAKGIKLHLLHLMKDTKMVKLYEKGELEFLSQEDYISLICKAISILPKEMVVHRLTGDAPRDLLIGPMWSLKKWEVLNAIDKSLEDNDIYQGKNFNVGDI; from the coding sequence ATGGATAATTTTTGGAATGGAAAGAGATATCATAGTTTGAATTATTTTTTAAGAGAAAAGTTTGGAGAAAAGGTATTTAAGATATCTTTAGATGGAGGCTTTTCATGTCCTAATAGAGATGGAAAAATAAGCAAAGGTGGATGTATATTTTGTAGTTCTAGCGGATCTGGAGATTACGCTGGAAGTAGAAAATTATCTATTACAGAACAATTTAATAATGTAAAAACTATGATGGCTAATAAATGGAAAAGTGGAAAATATATAGCTTATTTTCAGGCATATACAAATACATATGCTCCAGTAGAGGAATTAAGGAGAAAGTATGAAGAAGCTATAAATCAAGAAGGCGTTGTAGCATTATCAATAGCAACTAGACCTGATTGTTTAGAAGAGGATGTATTAGATTTAATAGAAGAATTAAGTAAGAAATTATATGTATGGGTTGAACTTGGATTACAAACTATAAATGATGATGTAGCAAAGAAGATAAATAGAGGATATGATTTAAATGTATTTGATGATGCTATGGATAGGCTTAAAAAGAGAAATATAGATGTTGTTGTACATTCTATATTAGGTTTACCAGGTGAAAGTAATGAAGATATGTTAAAAACTATAAATTATATTGCTCATTCTGGAGCAAAAGGAATTAAGCTTCATTTATTACATTTGATGAAAGATACTAAAATGGTTAAATTATATGAAAAAGGGGAACTTGAATTCTTATCACAAGAAGATTATATAAGTTTAATTTGTAAGGCAATTTCTATATTACCAAAAGAAATGGTAGTACACAGATTAACTGGTGATGCACCTAGAGATTTACTTATAGGGCCTATGTGGAGTTTGAAAAAATGGGAAGTTTTAAATGCTATTGATAAGTCATTAGAAGATAATGATATTTATCAAGGTAAGAATTTTAATGTGGGGGATATTTAA